The nucleotide window TGGAGGAGTTGTACGGCCGCGTCAGCGAACGCCAGACCATGGGCAGCGTGGTCGGCGAGCTGCGCGCCTCCCTGGCCGAGGCCGAAAAGGCCATGGACCAGTATTTCCGCGATCCGCAGGACACGGCCGCGCTGACCGGCGTGCCGGGCGGTCTGCAGCAGATGCGCGGCGTGCTGTCGGTGCTGGGCCTGGACCAGGCCTCGCTGGCCGTGCTGCACATGCGTACCGTGGTCGAGCGTCTGCTGGTGGGCGACGTGCCGGACGGCGAGCGCGCACAGGTCTTCGAAAAGCTCGGCAACAGCCTGGGCGCCCTGGGCTTTCTGATCGACATGCTCAGCTATCAGCGCGCCATGGCGCGCAAACTGTTCGTCTATGACGAGGCGCAGGGCGAGTTGCGCAGCCTGATGGGCCGCGCGCGCACGCAGCCGGTGCCGGCGGTCAGGCCGGACGAGCCCGCGCTGCAGCAGCCACAGGCCGAGCCTGCCGAGCCGGCATTTTTTGCCGCTCCGCCGCTGGCCGAGGCCGCAGCGCCGGAGATCGCCCCGCCCGCGCCCATGCCTGCTGCGCCGGCGTTCAGCGAGCCGCCTGTGGCAACGCCTGCCGTCGACGCCGCACGGCAGGAAGAAGACCAGGAACTGCGCGATATCTTCCTGGAGGAGGCGCGCGAAGTCGTCGCCGCCGGGCTGGCGGCCGTCGACGCGCTGCACGCGCAGCCGGGTGACCTGAGCCAGCAGACCACGCTGCGGCGCGCTTTCCACACTCTCAAGGGCAGCTCGCGCATGGTCGGGCTGAACGAGTTCGGCGAGGCCGCGTGGGCCATGGAGCAGGCGCTGAACGCCTGGCTGGCCGAGCAAAAGCCCATCCAGCCGCCGCTGTTGCAACTCTCCGCGCAGGCGCTGACTGCCTTCGGCCAGTGGGCCGATGCCATCACCGCCGACCAGGCCGGACATTGGCAGGCACAGCCATTTCGCACGGCCGCCGACGCCATGCGGCAGGAAGGCCGTCTGGTGGAATTGGACGCGCCACATACGCCATCCGCCGCGGCGCCCCCCGCGCTGCTCGGATGGACCGAGCAGGTCGAAGGGGAAGGGTCCTCCACCCTGGACGGGCCGCCGACCGGCGCAGCCGAGCCCGCGATGCAACAGCCGGCCGCTCCCGACCTGCCGCCTGCCAAGCCGACCTGGGAGTCCGAACCCCTGCCCGTGCACGAGCGGGACACCGAGCTGGCCGGCTTCGACCTTGTCGCCGAGGGCGACGAAGGCGAGCCGCCGGCCGACTTCGCCGACACCTCGATCGACGGCCTGCTCGACGCCCAGGACGATGCCTCGCTGGCCATGGGCGAGGAGATCGATTTCGCGCTGTTTGAAAAAGCCCTGCAGGCCGAGGCTTCGCCGCCGCCGGCGCCAGCCGATGCCGCCCCGGCGGAGCAGGTCGCGCCGCATGCCGATACCGAAACGTTCTTTCTCGCGCCGGGCAGCGACAGCGTCGAGTTGCTGCCAGGCTCCCCCGAGTCTTCGCAGGCGCCAGGCGCCGACGAAATTCCCTGGGAGGCTGAGGTCGAGCCTGTGGAGTCCGCCGCGCCGCTCGACCTGCCCGAGCTGACAGCGCAGCAGCCAGCGCCGCAGTTGCCGGTGGACGCAGTGCCCGATCCGGGGTTGGAGCCGGGCCAGCCGCTTCTCGCTGCCGCGCCCGACGAGCCGCCCGCCGACGAGGTCAAGGTCATCGGCAGCCTGCGCATCGGCATCCCGCTGTACAACGTCTACCTGAACGAGGCCGACGAATGGTCGCGCCGCCTGGCCACAGCGCTGCAGGAATGGGCGCTGGAGCTGCACCAGCCCGTGCCCGAGGTGTCGGTCGCGCTGGCGCACTCGCTGGCCGGCAGCTCCGCGACGGTGGGTTTTTCGGCCCTGTCCGGCCTGGCGCGTACGCTGGAGCATGCGCTGCAGCACCTGCAACTGCTGCCGCGCGGAACGTCCGGGCAGGCCCAGGCGGTCAACGCCGCGGCGGCCGACATCCGCCGGCTGCTGCACCAGTTCGCCGCCGGCTTCCTGAAGGAGCCCAACGCCCAGGTGCTGGCGCAACTGCGCGAGCTGCTGGAGCTGGAAGTCCTGGGTGCGCGCCCGGCCCCTGCCGACCCTGCGGCCGAGGAGTCGCGGCGCGAGGGCGCAGGCGACGATTCCGTGGCCGGCGTGCCTGCGCCCGAAGAAGCCCTGCGCACCGAAGCGTTCACGGCTGAAGGCCCGTCGGCTGAAGTGCTCAAGGCCGAAGCGCCGGAGCTCGAAGCGACAGCCGACGAGATCGTTTCGACAGACGCCGCGGATGCATTCGAGCCGCCGCCGCACGAACCCGCTGCCGAACCTCACAGCGCCGCCGAGGCGCCCGCAGCCGCAACCACGGCGCAGCGCGCGCCCGGCGCGTTCGCCGATATTCCGCCGTCCGCAGCACTGCCCGTGCCCGCCAGCGCCACCGACGACGATATCGACGCGCTGGACACCATCGACCCGGACCTGTTCCCGATCTTCGAGGAAGAGGCCACGGAGCTGCTGCCGCGGCTGGGCAGCGCGCTGCGTCAGTGGTCGGCGCATCCGGACAACCTGGGCGCGCGCAGCGAAGTGCTGCGCGCCCTGCACACGCTCAAGGGCAGCGCGCGCCTGGCCGGCGCCATGCGCCTGGGCGAAATGGCGCACCGCCTGGAAGGCGCCGTCGAGCACATCGGCATGGACGGCGCGCACACCAGCGACATCGAGCCGCTGCTGGTGCGCCTGGACGCCCTGCAGGCCGATTTCGACACGCTGCGCGCCGTGGGCGCCCAGCCGCTGAGCGAGCCGGTGACGCTGGAGCCGCCCGCGCCCGCTCAGTCCGCGCCAGAGCAATCCAGCCAGACCGCAGAACCGGCCTCCGTCGCGCAGCCGACCGTGCTGCCCGCGGTCGAACTCGCCCCCCAGCGCATCGCCCCCGCGCGCCCGGCGGCTGCCGGCCAGTCGGTGCGCGTGCGCGCGCAGCTGCTCGACCGGCTGGTCAACCAGGCCGGCGAGGTCATGATCGCCCGCTCGCGCCTGGAGGCGCGCATGGGTCAGCTGCGCGGTTCGCTGACCGACCTGACGGGCAACCTGGAGCGCCTGCGCCTGCAGCTGCGCGACATCGAAGTCCAGGCCGAGAGCCAGATGCAGTCGCGCCTGGCGCTGTCGCGTGATTCGGCGGCGGGCTTCGATCCGCTGGAGTTCGACCGCTTCACGCGCGTGCAGGAGCTCACCCGCATGATGGCCGAGTCGGTCAACGACGTGGCCACGGTGCAGCGCAACATGCAGCGCGCCATGGAGGGCGCCGAGGACGACCTGATCGCCCAGGGCCGTCAGGCGCGCGAGCTGCAGCGCGATCTGCTGCGCACGCGCATGATCGATTTCGAGAGCATCGCCGAGCGCCTATATGCCGCCGTGCGCCAGTCGTCCAAGGAGGCGGCGCGCCAGGTCAAGCTGGACATCGTCGGCGGCGCCATCGAGATGGACCGCGGCGTGCTCGACCGCATGACGCCGGTTTTCGAGCACCTGCTGCGCAACAGCATCAGCCACGGCATCGAGCCGCCCGAGCAGCGCCAGGCTGCGGGCAAGCCCGCCGCCGGCACCATCACCATCGCGCTGCGCCAGGAGGGCAACGACGTGTCGCTGCAGTTCCGCGACGACGGCGCGGGCCTGGACGTGCCGCGCATCCGCGCCAAGGCGGTGGCGCTGGGGCTCGTGGACGCGGACGCGCCGCTGGACGATGCCGAGGCCGTGCAGCTGATCTTCCAGCCCGGCTTTTCCACTGCCGCCGAGGTGACCGAGCTGTCGGGACGCGGCATCGGCATGGACGTGGTGCGCGCCGAGGTTGGCGCGCTGGGCGGGCGCATCGAGACCGAGAGCGAGCGGGGGCGCGGCACGTCCTTCCGCCTGGTGCTGCCGCTGACCACGGCGGTGACGCAGGTGGTCATGCTGCGCGCCGGTGACCTGGTCTTCGGCGTGCCGGCCTCGCTGGTCGAGATCGTGCGCCGCGCCAACGAGGCGCAGCTCGACGCCGCCTACGCCAGCCGCAGCTATGACTACGACGGCCAGGCGCTGCCCTTGCACTGGGCCGGTGCGCTGCTGCAGTCCTCGGCGCGCAGCGGCGAGGCCATCGGCAAGAGCCGCCCGGTGCTGGTCCTGCGCAGCGCCGCGCAGCGCCTGGCCATGCACGTCGATGAGGTGTTGGGCAACCAGGAAGTCGTGGTGAAGAACCTGGGCCCGCAGCTGTCGCGCCTGCCCGGCCTGGCCGGCATGTCGGTGCTGGCTTCGGGCGCGGTGGTGCTGGTCTACAACCCGGTGGCGCTGGCCACGACCTACGGCGAGCAGATGCAGGCCGCCGCGCTGCTGGAGGACGCGCCACAACCCGCCGCACCGGATGGCGCGGACGACACGCAACAGCCGCCGCGGCTCGCCGCCGCGCCGCAGGTGCCGCTGGTGCTGGTGGTCGACGACTCCATCACCGTGCGCCGCGTGACCCAGCGCCTGCTGGTGCGCGAGGGCTACCGCGTGGCGCTGGCGGCCGACGGCCTGCAGGCGCTGGAGCGGCTGCAGGAGGAGCGCCCGGCGGTGGTGCTGTCGGACATCGAAATGCCGCGCATGGACGGCTTCGATCTGGCGCGCAACATCCGCGCCGACGCGAAGCTGCAGGACCTGCCGATCATCATGATCACCTCGCGCATCGCGCAAAAGCACCGCGACCACGCCATGGAGCTGGGCGTGAACCACTACCTGGGCAAGCCGTACTCGGACGAGGAGCTGCTGAGCCTGGTGCAGCACTACGCGCGGCAGCTGGCGCCGGCCGAGAGCGCCTGACCGCCGCCCGCCCGGCGCTCGTCAGGCATGCCGCGCGGGCCGGGCGGGCATGGGGCTTACCCGTAAAATCGGGCGCATGTCCAGCCCCAGCCCCTCCATGAACCTGACCCACCACTTCCTGATCGCCATGCCGGGGCTGGAAGAGGGGGCATCGTTCTTCTCGCGCAGCGTCGTCTATCTGTGCGAGCACAGCGAGCGCGGCGCCCTGGGCCTGGTCATCAACAAGCCCATGGGCATCAACCTCGATGGCCTGCTGGAGAAGGTGGATCTGACGCTGGGCCGCGAGGACCTGAGCGGCGCGCCGGTCTTCCATGGCGGGCCGCTGCAGACCGAGCGCGGCTTCGTACTGCACGATGCGATGCGCCCGCACGCTCCGGCCGAGGGCGAAGACACTTCGCCCTACGCCTCGACCATGCAGATCTCCGCCAGCGGCCTGGAGATGACCACCTCCAAGGACGTGCTCGAAGCCCTGTCGCACGGCGCCGGGCCACGCCGCGTGCTGGTCACGCTGGGCTACGCCTCATGGGGCGAGGGCCAGCTCGAATCCGAACTGGCGGAAAACAGCTGGCTGACCGTGGAGGCCGACCCGCAGGTCATCTTCGACGCCCCGGTCAAGGAGCGCTACGACCGCGCGCTGGGCCTGCTGGGCCTGCAGGCCTGGATGCTCTCGCCCGAAGCGGGGCACGCATGAGCGGGCCGGCTGGCCCCGGCGCTGCAACGCAGCAGACCTTTCTCGCCTTCGACTTCGGCGCCCGCCGCACCGGCGTTGCCGTGGGCACCCGGCTGCTGGGCACGGCCTCGCCCCAGTCCACCATCCGCGCCGACAGCGCGGACGCGCGCTTCGCCCAGGTGGCCGAGCGCATCCGCGAGTGGCAGCCCGATGCGCTGGTGGTCGGCGTGCCGCTGCACCCGGACGGTGCGGCGCACGAGAACACCGTGCGCGCGCTCAAGTTCGCTCGCCAGCTGCGCGGGCGTTTCGGCCTGCCGGTGCACGAGGTGGACGAGCGCTACAGCACCACCGCCGCGCTGGAGGAAGGCGCGCGCGATGCCGATGCCGGCGCGGCCTGCATCATCCTGGAACAGTTCCTGAGGAGCCTCTGACCATGAACCCCCAAGACGCCGGCCCCGCCGGCCGACTGCTGCTGGATGCCGAGGCGCTGTATGCCGAGCTGGCGCGCGGCGTGCGTACGCTGCTGGCGCCGGATACGCGCCTGGCCGGCATCACCTCCGGCGGCGCCTGGCTGGCCGAGCGGCTGCAGCGCGACCTGGGCCTGCAGGATGCGCCCGGCGTGCTGTCCTCGGCCCTGCATCGCGACGACTACGCGCGCCGGGGTCTTTCCGCCAGCGCCCAGACGCAACTGCCCTTCGATGTGAACGGCGCCGACATTCTGGTGCTCGACGACGTGCTCTACACCGGCCGCACCGTGCGCGCCGTGCTCAACGAGCTGTTCGACTATGGCCGCCCGGCGCGCGTGCGTCTGGCGGTGCTGGTGGACCGGGGCGGGCGCGAGCTGCCGATCGCCGCCGAGTTCGCCGCCGCGCGCGTGGTACTGCCGGCGCACCAGTCGCTGGCACTGGCGCGCACCGATGCCGGCGCCTTCCACTTCGAACTGCGCGACCTGCAAGAGGCCTGACGGTGCTGTACAAGCGCAACCCCCAGCTGAACAAGAACGGCGAGCTGATCCACCTGCTGTCCATCGAAGGGCTGCCGCGGGACACGCTCACGCACATCCTGGACACCGCGGCCAACTTCGTGTCCATGAACGACCGCGAGGTCAAGAAGGTGCCGCTTTTGCGCGGCAAGAGCGTGTTCAACCTGTTCTTCGAAAACAGCACGCGCACGCGCACCACCTTCGAGATCGCCGCCAAGCGCCTGTCGGCCGACGTCTTCAATCTGGATATTTCGCGCAGCTCCACCGCCAAGGGCGAGACGCTGCTGGACACCATCGACAACCTGTCGGCCATGGCGGCCGACCTGTTCGTGGTGCGCCACAGCGAATCCGGCGCGCCGTACCTGATCGCGCAGCACGTGGCGCCGCATGTGCATGTGGTGAACGCCGGCGATGGGCGGCACTCGCACCCCACGCAGGGGCTGCTGGACATGTACACCATCCGGCACTACAAAAAGGATTTTTCCAACCTGACGGTGGCCATCGTCGGCGACGTGCTGCACTCGCGCGTGGCGCGCTCGGACATCCATGCGCTGACCACGCTGGGAGCGGCCGAGGTGCGTGTGGTCGGCCCGCGCACGCTGGTGCCGTCCGATCTGTCACACATGGGTGTGCGCGTGTTCCACAACCTGGAGGATGGCATCAGGGGCTGCGATGTCGTCATCACGTTGCGCCTGCAAAACGAGCGCATGAGCGGCGCGCTGCTGCCCTCCAGTCAGGAATACTTCAAGAGCTTCGGCCTCACGCCCGAGAAGCTGCGGCTGGCCAAGCCGGACGCCATCGTCATGCACCCTGGGCCCATCAATCGCGGCGTGGAGATCGCCTCGGCCGTGGTCGACGGGCCGCAGGCGGTGATCCTGCCGCAGGTGACCTTTGGCATTGCCGTGCGCATGGCTGTCATGTCCATAGTGGCGGGGAACGGAGCACCCCCCTGAGGCGCTGCGCGCCTTCCCCCCTCTTTGTCCGCGCTGCGCGCGGGAGGGGGGACGCCGCTGGTGGACCGGCAGAGCCGGATCCACGGCGGCCGCTGGCCTAGCGTGGGGACTGCGGGGCGGGCGCGCGGAACGGGTGGCGGGGTTGTTGCGCTATCTATTTTATAGCTACAAGTTGTTTATTCACGCCGACTGAAGGCCGATTTGGCTTGAAAACATGAAAATCCTGATCGAAAACGGCCGTGTCATCGATCCCGCCAGCGGCCTGGACAAGGTGTGCAGCGTGGCGCTGGCCGCCGGGCGCATCATCGCCGTGGACCGGCTGCCCGACGGCTTTGCGCCCACGCGGCGCATCGATGCCGGCGGCTGCCTGGTGCTGCCGGGCCTGGTGGACCTGGCGGCGCGCCTGCGCGAGCCCGGCCACGAGCACGAGGGCATGCTGGAGTCGGAGATGGCCGCGGCCGTCGCCGGCGGGGTGACCAGCCTGGTCTGCCCGCCCGACACCGACCCGGTGCTGGATGAGCCCGGCCTGGTCGAGATGCTCAAGTTCCGCGCCGAAAAGCTGCACCAGGCGCGCCTGTTCCCGCTGGGGGCGCTCACGCGCAACCTGGCCGGCGCGGTGCTGACCGAGATGGCCGAGCTGACCGAGGCCGGCTGCGTGGGCTTTTCGCAGGCCGAGGTGCAGCTGGAGAGCACCCAGGTGCTGCAGCGCGCGCTGCAATACGCCGCCACCTTCGGCTACACCGTCTGGCTGCGCCCGCAGGAGCTGCATCTGGGCCGCGGCGTGGCCGCCAGCGGCCCGCTGGCCACGCGCATGGGCCTGGCCGGCGTGCCGGTCGCGGCCGAGACCATCGCGCTGCACACCATCTTCGAGCTGATGAAGGCCACCGGTGCGCGCGTGCACCTGTGCCGGCTGTCGAGCAGCGCCGGAGTCGAACTGGTGCGCCGGGCCAAGGCCGAGGGCCTGGCCGTGAGCTGCGACGTGAGCATCAACTCGCTGCTGTTCACCGACACCGACATGGGTTACTTCGACAGCCGGGCGCGCCTGACCCCGGTGCTGCGCCAGCAGCGTGACCGCGACGCGCTGTCGGCTGCGCTGGCGGACGGCACCATCGACGCGCTGGTCTCCGACCACACGCCGGTGGATGACGACGCCAAGGCGCTGCCGTTTGCCGAGGCCGAGGCCGGCGCCACCGGGCTGGAGCTGCTGCTGTCGGTGGCCATCAAATGGTCGCAGGACGCAGACGTGCCGCTGGCGCGTGCCCTGGCGGTGGTCACCGCCGAGCCGGCGCGCGTGCTGGGCGGCGCCCTGGGCACGCTGCAGGCCAGCGTCGGACGCATCGCCGAGGGCGGCGTGGGCGATCTGTGCATCGTCGAACCCCAGGCCCACTGGACGGTGGGCGCGCAGACGCTGCTCAGCCAGGGCAAGCACACGCCCCTGTCGGGCTACGAGCTGCCGGCGCGCGTGCGCACCACGCTGGCGGGCGGCCAGATCGCCTTCGAGCGGGGGCGCTGAAGCCGCATGCGCAACGCGCGGGCGGCGTGGCGGCTGGCGCGCCTGGCGCTGCACGCGCTGCATGGCCTGGCCATCGTCGCCTGGCGCTTCCCGCGCCTGTCCGAGGCGCAGCGCCAGGCACACGTGCAAGCCTGGGCGCTGGCGCTGCTGGCACATGCCGGTGTGCGCCTGCGCGTGGAGGGCACGACGCCGCTGCATGGGCCGGTGCTGCTGGTGGCCAACCATTCCTCGTGGCTGGACATCCCCGCGCTGCACGCGGCGCGCTACTGCCGCTTCGTCTCCAAGGCCGACGTGCAGGACTGGCCGCTGATGGGCACGCTGGCCACGGCCGGGGGCACCCTGTTCCTGGCGCGTGAATCGCCACGCGACATGCTGCGGCTGCTGCAGGGCATGCGCGCGGCGCTGGCTGCTGGCGAGGTGCTGGCGCTGTTCCCCGAGGGCACGACAGGCGACGGCCGCGCGCTGCTGCCCTTCCACGGCAATTTGCTGCAGGCGGCGATTGCGGCGGACGCGCCCGCGCAGCCGGTGGCCGTGAGCTTTTTCGATGCCGCCAGCGGCGCGCCCAGCCACGCCCCCTGCTGGCCGGGCAACGAGAGCCTGCTGCGCGCGGTCTGGCGCACCCTGGCTGCTGCGCCGCTGCTGGTGCGGGTGCGCTTCGGCGCGCCGCGCTATGCGATGGGGCACGACCGCCGCTCCTGGGCACTGTCGCTGCGCGAGGAGGTGGATGCACTGCTGCACGACGGCGCGGCTGCCTGCAACCATCTGTAGTCAAATTGCGGCAAATGCTTGCATTGCGTTAAGGTATGTTGGCTCGGGCGGCTTTGGGGCGCCGCCACGGGCGATTCATCATGCCCCGTGACGGCACTGCCGAGAGGACTGCCATGCAACAACTGGTCGAGCGCGCCAGCGCCATCCTGCTCCGACCTCGCCCAACCTGGGAGGTCATCGACGCCGAGCCGGCTGATTCCAGAAAGCTCTTCACCAGTTACCTGATGGTGCTGGCAGCCATCCCGGCGGTCTGCGGCTTCATCGGCATGTCGCTGCTGGGCGTCGGCGCGTTCGGCTTTTCGATGCGCATCCCGGTGCTTACCGGGCTGGTCAATGCCGTGCTCTCCTACGCCTTCAGCCTCGTGGGCGTGATCGTGCTGTCGCTGATCATCAACGCCCTGGGGCCCACCTTCGGCGGCGTGAAGAATCAGGATCAGGCTTTCAAGGTGGCCGTCTATGGCAGCACCGCCGCGCTGGTCGGCGGCGTGTTCGCCCTGCTGCCGGCCCTGGCCATGCTGGGCCTGGTGACGGCGCTGTATTCGGTCTATCTGCTTTATCTGGGCCTGCCGCTGCTCATGCGTGCGCCGGCCCAGCGCGCCGTGCCGTACACGGTGGCGGTGGTGGTCGCGGCCATCGTCATGGGCGTCGTGATGTCGATGGTGCTGGCCGCACTCACACCACGCGGGCCGGCGCTGTGGGGCGGGGCGGGAGGCGGCCCGGCCGTCGCCGTGGACACGCCCAGGGGCCGGGTCACGGTGAACACCGCCGGCCTGGAAGAAGCCAGCCGCAAGATGGAAGACGCCGCGCGCCGCATGGAACAGGCCGGCAAGAGCGGCGACACCGCGGCCATGAACGAGGCCGCGCAGCAGGTCGCCGCGGTGGCGGCCGGCGCCCTGGGCCAGGGCGTGCGGGCGCTGGACGGCGCCGCGCTCAAGGCGGCGCTGCCCGAGCGCCTGGGCGGCCGCGCGCGCACCGGGCTGGACGTGCAAAGCGGCGCCGCCATGGGCGTCTCCGTCAGCCAGGCCAGCGCGCGGTATGGCGATGGGGTGCGTGTGCAGATCCTGGACATGGGCGCCATGGGCCAGCTTGCCCAGATTGCTGGGATGGTGCAGGGCGAGAGCGAGAGCGACGGCCAGGTGGACAAGACCTGGCAGGAAGGCGGCCGCACCTTGCAGCAGAGCTACGCCAAGGACGGCAGCCAGGCGGAGATGCGCGCCATCCTGAAGAACGGCGTCATGGTCAGCATCGAGGCCGAGGGCACGGGCATCAAGGAAGTCCAGTCGCTGCTGGCCCAGCTCGACCTGAAGGGGCTGGAAGGCCTGCAGCGCCCGGCCAAATGACGCGCGGCGGTCAAACCCGCGCGAAGGTCACCACGTGGTCCACCTGCGGGCGAATTCCGATCCACTCGCCCACGGCATGGTCATGGTGGCTGGGCACGTGGGCCATCACGGTGAGGCCGCCGGCCAGCTCCAGCGTGTAGAGAAACTCGGCGCCGCGAAACGACTTGCGCAGCACGCGCGCCTGCACCGGCGCGGCGTCGTCATGCACCACGTCGTCCGGGCGCAGCAGCACGTCGCAGCGCGCGTCCTCGAATGCCGAGGGCAGGGGGCAGCCGTCGATGTCGGTCAGGTCGCCCAGCGGCGTGCGCGCCACCACATGGCCGCCCTGGCTGACCAGCTCGGCCGGGGCGAACACACCGTGGCCGATGAAGCTGGCGACGAAGCGCGTGGCCGGGCGGTGGTACAGGGCGTAGGCGTCGTCCCATTGGTGCAGGTGGCCGGACTCCATCACGCCGATGCGGTCGCCGATGGCAAAGGCCTCCATCTGGTCGTGCGTGACGAACAGCGCCGTGGCGCCCGCCGCCTTCAGGATGCCGCGCACCTCATGCGCCAGGCGCTCGCGCAGGTCCACGTCGAGGTTGGAAAACGGCTCGTCCAGCAGCATCAGCCGCGGGCGCGGGGCCAACGCCCTGGCCAGCGCCACACGCTGCTGCTGGCCGCCCGACAGCTCGTGCGGAAAGCGCGATTCGCTGCCGGCCAGGCCGACCAGCGCCAGCGCCTCGCGTACTCGCTGGCCCTGCTCGGCGCGGGGCAAATTCTGTACGCCGAAACCCACATTGCGCCCCACCGACAGGTGCGGGAACAGCGCGTAGTCCTGAAACACCATGCCGATGCGCCGCTCTTCCGGCGGCATGCTGCGGCCGCGTGCGCCGACCAGTTCGCCGCCCAGGCGAATGCTGCCGCCGGCCACCGGCTCCAGGCCGGCCACGGCGCGCAGCAGCGTGGTCTTGCCGCAGCCCGAGGGGCCGATCAGCACGCCGATCTCGCCGGCGGCCAGGCCCAGGGTCACGCCCTCCACGGCGGCCTGCGCGCGTGCGCCGTAGCGCACGTCCAGTTGAGCAACTTCCAGGAACATCGGCGGGATTGTAAGTTGCGTAGAATTGTTCCCATTTGCATTGCCGGGCTGTCGCTCCGGCCATGCCGGCAGGCCGCGCCGCCGCCGCGCCCTCTCTTGCGCTTCCTCATTCCTTCCTCCTTGTCCCGCTCCGTCACTGCGCTGCTGCGCAACGTTTTCCTGCTCCTGCTGGCGCTGGCGCTGGTGTTGCCGGTGCTCACCGTGTTCTCCGCCTGGCTGCCCGGCACGGTGGGCGGCGAGCAGGCCGGCGCCATCGTGCGCGAGATGGCCGCCACCGTGCTGCCCGAATACTTGTGGACGACCTTCGTGCTGGGCCTGGCGGTGGCCTTCGGCGCCGCCGTGGTCGGCACGGCCAGCGCGGCGGCGGTGACGCTGTTCGAGTTCCCTGGCCGGCGCGAGCTGGAATGGCTGCTGCTGCTGCCCCTGGCCATGCCGGCCTACGTCACCGCCTACGCCTACACCGACTTTTTGCAGTTCAGCGGCCCGCTGCAGGTCTGGATGCGCGAGGCCTTCGGCCTGGAAGGGCGCCTGCTGCCCGAGGTGCGCAGCGTGTGGGGCGCCATCTGGGTCTTCATCTTCTCGCTGTACCCCTACGTCTATCTGCTGGCGCGCACGGCGCTGTCCGAACGCGCGGCGCACCTGATGGAGGCGGCGCGCCTGCTGGGCGCCTCGCCCGCGCGGCGCATCGCCCAGGTGGCGCTGCCGCTGGCGCGCCCGGCCGTGGCCGCGGGCGTGGCGCTGGTGCTGATGGAGACGCTGGCGGACTTCGGCGTGACCAGCTACTTCGGCATCCAGACCTTCACCGTGGGCATCTACAAGGCCTGGCTGGCCATGGACGACCGCCTGGCCGCGGCGCAGCTGGCGACCATCCTGCTGGTGCTGGTGGCGCTGCTCTTGCACCTGGAGCTGCGCGCCCAGCGGCGCATGCGCTTTGCCGCCGGCGGCGTGGGCCGCGCCGGCTCGGCCGAGGCCGAACCCATGCGCCTGGGCACGGGCGGGCGGGCGCTGGCATGGGCCGTGTGCCTGGTGCCGGTGTTCATGGGCTTTTTCGCGCCGATGCTGTTCATGCTGCGCCCGCTGGCGGCCGACTGGTCGGTGCTGCCCTGGGGGCGCTTCGTCGAATGGGCCGGCAACAGCGTGCGACTGGGCGGCATCACGGCGGCGCTGGCGGTGGCGATCAGCTTCGTGCTGGCCTTTGCCGTGCGCCGCAGCCGCGACACCTTCACCCGCGCCGTGGTGCGCCTGGCCAGCCTGGGCTACGCCGTGCCGGGCGCAGTCATCGTGGTAGGCCTGCTGCTGCCCGTGGGCTGGGTGCAGGCGGCGGCGCCCCGCTGGGGGCTGCCCGCGCTGATCACGGCCACGGCGGTGGGCATCGTCTGGGCCTACCTGGTGCGCTTTTGCGCCGTGGCGCTGCAGTCGGTGCAAAGCGGCTACGCGCGCATCCCCATGAGCCTGGACGACTCCTCGCGCATGCTGGGCGTGGGCGGGCTGCAGCTGC belongs to Melaminivora suipulveris and includes:
- a CDS encoding YqgE/AlgH family protein encodes the protein MSSPSPSMNLTHHFLIAMPGLEEGASFFSRSVVYLCEHSERGALGLVINKPMGINLDGLLEKVDLTLGREDLSGAPVFHGGPLQTERGFVLHDAMRPHAPAEGEDTSPYASTMQISASGLEMTTSKDVLEALSHGAGPRRVLVTLGYASWGEGQLESELAENSWLTVEADPQVIFDAPVKERYDRALGLLGLQAWMLSPEAGHA
- a CDS encoding Hpt domain-containing protein produces the protein MSTKEVANATAPDGAHGEQDLGPLAWVLDELRKTLEGAAKAMRRFVRDAEVARQSDLASLDASALRVARQQLHQAGGALEMVGMAQPALVVRALEGAVQRFVQRPELCSDEACGAIEQASFALVEYLELVLAGRPVSPVALFPQYRRAQELAGAERVHPADLWPPQRPVREPAAQSQVPPVAYGSQARARLDSAVLRIVKTADAAAAAELKSLSLGLAAGQEDAGARTFWRICAGFFEALAQGALPPDVYVKRVASRVLMQYASLARGDAAVNERLLQDLLFFCAQAAIDDGRAAPALAAVRQANLLDGQDAVDYEQTRFGLYDPAVLAQARKRIAAATETWSALAGGDRNKLKLAADQFSLVCDSLRKLQPGSEHLAQALMRAVEVTAHSGEPPGAALAIEVATAVLYLQASFEDLDVAPQQMAERAQSLAQRIDQVGAGGEPQPLEPWMEELYGRVSERQTMGSVVGELRASLAEAEKAMDQYFRDPQDTAALTGVPGGLQQMRGVLSVLGLDQASLAVLHMRTVVERLLVGDVPDGERAQVFEKLGNSLGALGFLIDMLSYQRAMARKLFVYDEAQGELRSLMGRARTQPVPAVRPDEPALQQPQAEPAEPAFFAAPPLAEAAAPEIAPPAPMPAAPAFSEPPVATPAVDAARQEEDQELRDIFLEEAREVVAAGLAAVDALHAQPGDLSQQTTLRRAFHTLKGSSRMVGLNEFGEAAWAMEQALNAWLAEQKPIQPPLLQLSAQALTAFGQWADAITADQAGHWQAQPFRTAADAMRQEGRLVELDAPHTPSAAAPPALLGWTEQVEGEGSSTLDGPPTGAAEPAMQQPAAPDLPPAKPTWESEPLPVHERDTELAGFDLVAEGDEGEPPADFADTSIDGLLDAQDDASLAMGEEIDFALFEKALQAEASPPPAPADAAPAEQVAPHADTETFFLAPGSDSVELLPGSPESSQAPGADEIPWEAEVEPVESAAPLDLPELTAQQPAPQLPVDAVPDPGLEPGQPLLAAAPDEPPADEVKVIGSLRIGIPLYNVYLNEADEWSRRLATALQEWALELHQPVPEVSVALAHSLAGSSATVGFSALSGLARTLEHALQHLQLLPRGTSGQAQAVNAAAADIRRLLHQFAAGFLKEPNAQVLAQLRELLELEVLGARPAPADPAAEESRREGAGDDSVAGVPAPEEALRTEAFTAEGPSAEVLKAEAPELEATADEIVSTDAADAFEPPPHEPAAEPHSAAEAPAAATTAQRAPGAFADIPPSAALPVPASATDDDIDALDTIDPDLFPIFEEEATELLPRLGSALRQWSAHPDNLGARSEVLRALHTLKGSARLAGAMRLGEMAHRLEGAVEHIGMDGAHTSDIEPLLVRLDALQADFDTLRAVGAQPLSEPVTLEPPAPAQSAPEQSSQTAEPASVAQPTVLPAVELAPQRIAPARPAAAGQSVRVRAQLLDRLVNQAGEVMIARSRLEARMGQLRGSLTDLTGNLERLRLQLRDIEVQAESQMQSRLALSRDSAAGFDPLEFDRFTRVQELTRMMAESVNDVATVQRNMQRAMEGAEDDLIAQGRQARELQRDLLRTRMIDFESIAERLYAAVRQSSKEAARQVKLDIVGGAIEMDRGVLDRMTPVFEHLLRNSISHGIEPPEQRQAAGKPAAGTITIALRQEGNDVSLQFRDDGAGLDVPRIRAKAVALGLVDADAPLDDAEAVQLIFQPGFSTAAEVTELSGRGIGMDVVRAEVGALGGRIETESERGRGTSFRLVLPLTTAVTQVVMLRAGDLVFGVPASLVEIVRRANEAQLDAAYASRSYDYDGQALPLHWAGALLQSSARSGEAIGKSRPVLVLRSAAQRLAMHVDEVLGNQEVVVKNLGPQLSRLPGLAGMSVLASGAVVLVYNPVALATTYGEQMQAAALLEDAPQPAAPDGADDTQQPPRLAAAPQVPLVLVVDDSITVRRVTQRLLVREGYRVALAADGLQALERLQEERPAVVLSDIEMPRMDGFDLARNIRADAKLQDLPIIMITSRIAQKHRDHAMELGVNHYLGKPYSDEELLSLVQHYARQLAPAESA